Sequence from the Bremerella volcania genome:
CACGGCGGCGTCTCGCACCGGAAAGCAGGTAAACTGAGTTGTGTACTTCGTCGAGGTCGAAACAAAGCCTGGATAGGGATTGCCCCAGACACCCGTGATTTGGTCCCCTTTTTCGTAGCAGACAATTTGCCAGCCCGGCAGGGCATCGATCGCTGACTTCAGCGCAATCAGACCGCTGCTTCCGCAGCCAATGATGGCCAGCTTCCTGCTGGTGTTAAGTGCGTTTGCGTCACTCACGATCATGTCGCCGTCAAACTAACGAGAACGAAATTGAACTGACCTGACTCGGGGATAAAGAGCAACAAACGGTCCCCCGACATGATCTCGTGCTGCCGGACGAACTCGTCCAGCATGACATAAATACTCGCCGTACCCGTGTTTCCGGCCGTCGCTAGATTCGTCCAGTAAGGGACAGTAACCGAGGGATTAGACGTAAACTTCTGCATCGTCTTTTCCATCTTCCGCCGGAAGAAGTAAGAAGACATATGCGGCAGAATCATCCGATACGCTCCCAATTGCTCGTTGTTCTTCTCAAGTGCCGAGGCGACGAACTCGCCGGCAAATTGGTATAAGTAGCGGGTCAGGATGCCCACGTCCTGGCTGAGAAGACGATTCGCATTTTCCAGTTTCATGCATAGCGGGGCATGGTGGGCAAACGACATCGAATGCGTCCAGTCGACCCGAAACGACAACCCGTCTGCACGTGGCTCACTTTCAAGAAGCACCGCGCCACTACCGTCGGAGAGCATGAACCGCAGAAAGACCGACATGAACCACTGGCTTTTGCGGATATCGGCATGTTCTGCTCGGTCGTCGATAGGGCGGATTGCGGAAGCCTTTAAAATCTCGGATGCATGCTCGGCGCCGATACTCAGGGCCGACTCGTGCTCGCCAAGCTTCACAGCTCGAACAGCCGCTACCAACGCAGCCGATGCCGAGGTGCAGATCCCGCCATGCGAACTTAGCTCCAAGGATCGATCGAGAACGCCATCCGCACCAAGCCGACTATGAATTATCGAAGCGATTCCAGGGCCTGATAGCGGCGCGTAAGTCGAACCTGCAGACAAAAACGTAACCGGGCGCCGCGGTGAAGCCTCACTTAGACAGGTCTTC
This genomic interval carries:
- a CDS encoding 3-oxoacyl-[acyl-carrier-protein] synthase III C-terminal domain-containing protein, with protein sequence MECFITATGSFLPGPTISNEEIHEYLGVLDGESQVAQSVLKMNGIVSRHYALDQRQQATHDVYDLAKLAAKTCLSEASPRRPVTFLSAGSTYAPLSGPGIASIIHSRLGADGVLDRSLELSSHGGICTSASAALVAAVRAVKLGEHESALSIGAEHASEILKASAIRPIDDRAEHADIRKSQWFMSVFLRFMLSDGSGAVLLESEPRADGLSFRVDWTHSMSFAHHAPLCMKLENANRLLSQDVGILTRYLYQFAGEFVASALEKNNEQLGAYRMILPHMSSYFFRRKMEKTMQKFTSNPSVTVPYWTNLATAGNTGTASIYVMLDEFVRQHEIMSGDRLLLFIPESGQFNFVLVSLTAT